A window of Agelaius phoeniceus isolate bAgePho1 chromosome 9, bAgePho1.hap1, whole genome shotgun sequence genomic DNA:
CGCGGGGACACGCGGGTCGGCCGCGCACACGTGTGCGCCggcgccggcggggccggggcgggcccGTGGCGCCGCGGGAAAATGCGCGCCTGCCCCGCCCCCAGGGGGCGCTTCCCGCCAGTCCCGCCCGCGCCGCCCCTCCCACCGCGCGTCGCGGGGCCGGGCCGACCCTCCTCGCCCTCGCCCGCCGCAAGGATGGCGGAGAAGCCCGGGGGTCTGCCCGCCCTCAAGATGGCCGCCcgcgctgccggggccgggcgccCCCTAAGGCTGCTGCCCGCCTCTCGGCGCGCGGCCAGCGGAGAAAGGGTGCGCTCCCGGCGTGCcgcgcgcgggcggggcggcgcgggggtCGCCGGGAGCTGTAgtgcggggcgggcggcggtcACGTGGCGCTCTCGGCAGTGGCCGCGCTGGGAGCAGAGGcgccaagatggcggcgcggcggggcggagCGGTGCCCGCCGCCAACGGGGCCGGGGCCGGTGGCGCTGCCGCCGCGGCCGCTCCGCGGGGCCTGGCGAGCGGCGGAGCCCTGCGCGAGCCGCCTTTCCGCGCCGGCAGCCCCCTGCAGGTAAGGggcggcggggcgcggcgggccGTGCCGTGACACGTGGAGGCCGGGCGCGGCTCCCGCGGCCGCTGCACCACGTGTGCCGGAGCGGGCCCGCCGCACCGGCGGCGGGCAGGGGTCGCAGTACGGGCCGGCGGCGCCTCCGCTGGTCCCGGAGTGGGGCGCCCTTTCTTTGGGTGGGGGAATGGGGTGCCCGCAGCTCTCCCGCCGGCGTGGGGCGTCGGCGCGGGGAGATTACGGGGTTAGAGGGGCCGCAGCACGGCCACGGTACCCGGCGAGACGGGTGGCTTGGTGTCCCCTGCGGGAGATGACACCCCGGCCTTGGGTAGTGGGGAACAGGGGGATGCCGCTCGCGTCATTCCCCCGCGGTCCTTCCATCCCGGCGCCGCTCTCTGCCACCTGCGGCCGCGGGGAGCTGGGGTTGGCGCGGTTTGGGACACCCGCCGGTTTCGGTGGCAGGAGCTCTGTTTGCAGAACGTGGCCCGGGCCGGAGGAGGTTCCCCCAGCCGTACCGAGAGCTTATCCACGGGAAGCGGGGCTTTATTCTTAGTAAGAGGTTTCCGCGCCGGGGCAGGTGTGGGGCGCGGCGCTGCCGCTGTCACCGGCCCCGGTGGGCGcctgccggggccgggctgggcgcGGGTGCCCTGCTGTCTGGGTGGGGAGCGCGGGGATGCAGCACCCCGGGAACGGACGCGGGGGCACCTGCGTTGTGCGTTTGtcgggatttttttggggaaggCCCTAGGCTTCTGCCTCCGTCAGGGTCctgaggggctgcgggggagACACCCCCATCCCGACCCTGAGCTGGAGGACGCCAAGCCCGCCTCGCCCCTCCCCGACGCGAGCAGAGTGGGCTGCGTATGGGGGAAGATAGGTGTGTTCCCGCCTGATGCTTTCTGAAAGCAGCGGGGGAATCCAGGGAGCATCCTCTGgctgtgccgcgctggccggGCGGAGCCCCCCGGCTTCCCGGGCTTACCCCGCGCCCTTGCCGGCAGCTCTGGCGCTGTAGGAGCAGCCTTGGCAGCCAGCCGGGGACCATGGCCGCCCTGTGCTCGGGGCGTAGCCGCAGCACGCCGGGCACACGTGTCAGCAGCGGCCTGCGGGGGCCTCCGTTGTCCCTTCCGGGGAGCAGAGCAGCGAGCGCAGTGTACCCTGCGCCGGGTGGGTGCCGGAGGAGCTGGTGGCCTCGCTTAGACTGTGTCTATTGCAAGCAGTCAGCTCCAGTCCCGGTACCCactctggggctgtgggcaTCCTCCCTTCTCCCCGGCAGTGCTGGTTGCTTGGGCACAGCGTGGCCAGAGCCGAAGCCTGTCCTTGAACATTCCCGTGACCCTCTTTCCCTGCAGCGTTGCTTAAAGcaagcacagggagctgtgaaGGAACGCACGGCGGGTTCCCCCCTTCCCTCCGGGCTAGGAGTGACAGGGGTCTCTGGCAGGGAGGAGCGCGGGCAGGGAcgctggagcaggctgggctggttCGTACCCCCGCCCCGACGCACAAGCGATGCTCGAGTGATGACGGCTGCAGGAGGTGCCCGTCCCCAGGTGGATCAAAGGGAATCCTGGGGGAACACAGCCCAGGCCGGTGACTCACGGCTGTGAGACTCCTTGTTGCAAGGCGCTGAGTCAAGGGAGTCGAGGAAGGCATGGGAGATTGCCCGCCCTCCCTCCCGGGCTGCGGGCAGGAGCCACAGGAAGAGGCCATTTGAGTGGGAGGGTTTTACTTCCCTCCCTCCTAATGTCCAGCGCTGATCACAGCTGGAAACCTTTTATTACATGTTTTCTTTGGGGAGAGCCGCCCTGTGGCCAgatgagcagggctgtgcagccccgGGGTGTCCTTCGGATCCCTTTGCCATCTACAGGCAGGGGTCAGATGGTCCCCGCGTCCCTGGGTTGCTGATGCTCCATCCTGCTGGCTCCTTCAGTGGCCCGGGTACCTCTGCCTGCCGGTCACCGCTGACTCAGGGTTGCACTCGGGGCTGGGCGTGTGAGCCTGGATGTCCTCCCAGTATCTGCGTGAGGATTGGTCGGGAATCGCAGCCAGGCTGCGCCTAGAGGACTGCCAGCAGGCTCTGCGCTGCGCTCTGACCAGCAGCCAGCACCGGCGAGGGAGGGGACTGGGGATGCTGAGCAGGAAAACTGCTCTAAAACTGCTCCATAGCCTGAACTGCATGATGGGCTGGTGTCACTGGTGGGCTCCACTTCCAGGCAGAGcgccctggaacaggctggtCTGGGCTGGCAGCCTGTCTGCTGAGCCCCAAACCACTGCAGACTCCTGGTCCTTAGGGTGTCATGTCACAGactgggggaatttgggatagGTAGCTTCAGGGCATTGCTGTGGATGTCCTGGCTTTGATTCCCAGCCTGGTATTGGGGTGCCTGTGTTCTGGGGTTGCACAGgactcctggctgtgctgtggccaggagctgctgcttagTCTTATCAGAGGAAGTCTCTGAAGAGCCCCAGGGACCAGGGGTTTGGGCACGTGGCTTTGGTGCTGTTGTATTTTAGAAACATCTATTTCGTGAAATGCTTGCTGTCTCTCTGGTGCAGTTTACTGCTTGCTAGAAGAGGATTTCAAAGTATTAGCAGATTCTCTCTAGGGACAAGGTACAATTTGTTCTGCATGGGCACAGGCTCACGCAGGCTCTGGTACCTACATGAAACAGAGGTGAACTGCATCATATGTGCATCCCCCAAGGTTCGGCTGTATTCTcacagtgctggtgctgctccaaGGGCAGGAAGATGGGTCGCAGCCTGCTCCTGGCTAGCTTTGGGAGGGAGGTGTACTCTCCCAGGGCTCTGTCCTTGGTGCCCTTATCTTCCCAGCCTCCATTATCTCTCAGCCTAAGCCCATCTACAAACAGGAATTCGCATCCTGTCTCGTGCCGGTGGCCTGCGccgctgctctgctctgtgtgtccTGTGGCTCTGCTCAACTGGGGactgcagccccttcccttgCCCAGCATCTGGCTTTTCCTGGCTGTCCTGCAGCATGGCTGTGTGACACCCTGGAGTGCAGTGCAAATACTTTTTTGAAGTTACCCAagcatccctggaggtggcTGGGGGACTGGAAAGGATGTGAGGTTTGGaatttggaggaggaagagtAACAAAGCTGGTTTGGTCCTGGATTGCAAGCACAGACCATGTCCTCTTGTAGCCTGCAGCAGAGGTATTGGGGTAGGGctccagcagtggcagctggcTGCACCCCTCTTGCTGACTCCTGCACTTTTGTTATGAGTTTCGTAATGGTTTTGGGCTTATCTGAAGCACCAACAGCCGGAATTGGAGGAGCACGTGACAGTCCATGAGGTGGCTGGAGCTGGCCTGTcctctccctgtcctgcaggaCCATGTGTGGTGTTGGGTAGAGCCTGGTGTTTTATCCATTCATCTTTCCCAGTCATGCAGCTGCAGAGTGAATCAGGCAGAAATTTTCAGTGTGGAGGCATCCTGGGTAATTGGAAGGGTCTTGGGCTGAAAGCAGCACAGGCCTTTGTGCAGTGGACTCTCCTGAAAGCAAGGAGGAAGGTCCCCTGTGCCACCTTCTGACCTGCAGCTGCATCCCACCTGCTTCCCCTGCGTGTTCAGGGTGCTGGGGGTCCCCAGCCACTGTTTGCAGCACAGGCTGTTCAGAGCCCGTGTGTTCTGTGAGGAAATCAGTGCTGGTAGTGGGGCTGTGCAAAGTGTTTACCTGGCTCCCCATGCTCCTCAACAGTGCTTTTCCCTTGAGGACGATGACCTGAACTTAACATCGTTGGATGCAGAGACCATCTTAGAGGCTGAAGAGATCCTGGGCACAATGCAGAACTATCTTGACTCCTCTGTGATCTCCATCATTGAGGATCTTTCTCTGAGTGAGGTGGGAGCTCACACACAGATGTGGGATTTGGCATGGGTGGGGGTGATGGCAGTGTCCTCAGTGTCCAGGTCTTAGGGCTGTGTCCCATCGCCCTCTGAGACCATCCCTACCCTTGCAGCAGAGCAAGGCCTGCCTGGATGCACAGAacgagctgtccctgctgactgccaTCACAGAGATCCTGGACAGCACAGATGATGAGACCTTGTCCCCCTTTGACACCATCATGGATGCAGAGCTGCTGACCTCACCTCGTGAGCGGGAGAATACCTCGGTAAGTCAGGGGCAGATGCAGCCTGACCCCAGAGCTCATGGGAAGATgctctggcagggctctgcTAGGTCCTAGCATGACGGTGTCCTGAAGTAGTAGGACCCTGGTCCCCAGTACCCTGAGATGTACTGTCATGACAGTTCCAATGTGAGAGAAGTGCTCTGGGGGGCCATGCGTCCCCCTTGAGTCTTTATAAAGAGCTGGAGTTGTGCCAGAGGCTTTGGGGAGCAGCATGTCCCCAGTGGGAGCTGTGTGCAGTGTGGATGAAACAGGGCTGTTTGCTCTTGGGCTTTGTGGGGTGAAGTGTGTAAGCattgtggggctgggggtggcctGTCCTCTCCAGCAGCATAGACCTGCCACTGTCTAATCTTCTGTCCATCTTTCCAGTTTCAGAAGTTTCTCACCTTATCCCGCCCATTGCTGGAGTGTGAGAGCCCTACCCTGGAGCAGCCTAAGGCTCTCAGGCCtctaagcagcagcagcagtgtctcTGTGGTTGGGAAGGtgagcagctgagcagggcaAGCTGAAGCAGCACTATTGGGGTGGTGCTGGGATAactgcctctgctgcagcccccagccccggccttCCCTCCTGGCACAGGCATCCTTTCCCTGAGACGATGCTTTTGCAAGGTACCagtggcagtgggagcagggtcTGCCTCATGTGGTGGGTGCCAGGGACTGGGGATGCTCCCATAGGAGCATCAGATTTCCAGCTCTGTTGTGTTTTACTGGGCAGGTCAGATGTGTCCCAGCTTTTTGTCAGCCATGCGGCTTTGCTGTAGAATTGCAGCAGACCCAGTTGGCTCTCCTGGGGGACTGCTGCTAAAAACTCAGGAACTGATGTTTGCTGTGATCCCCCTTCCCAGACTGACACAGATGTGGCCTGGGACCGTGCTACTCATGGCCTCGAGGACCCAGTGCTGCCAAAGAAGCAAGTCTGCAGTACCCCGAGAGTGGAGAGGAAGGTGAGCTGGCACCGAGCCcgagagcagcccctgccacagCGCAGTGatggggaggaagaagaggaagaggctGCCTTGAGCCTGGAGCTAGACAGAAGCATGGAAGCTGTGAATTTCTGTGTGAGCGaggcaggggcagtgctggaggagcATGAAGACCCCTGTATCATCAACACAGGTGACGTATCCCTGAGTGAGCTGGTGAAGTCCATGCACCCCTACTGCCTGCCCACCTTCACTGTGTGCCTGGACCCTGACACGGAGCCTGTCGCCAAGGAGCTTCTGAGCAGTCCTGTCTTGCTGGAAATTGTGCCTGGAGAGGGAGAGAGTGTGGAGATCCCTGTGGTTCTGCAGCCCTTGACTCCCAACTCCCCTGACCTGGAGCCCCAACTCCTGGGAGTAGAGGAGACTACCGGTGAGTCAATCCCAGAAGATCGTGGGAAGCTGCCAGGAGCTCCAACCCAGGAAAATAGGttggaagaggagaaggaggaaaaactgCCCGGGAAGAAGCCTTCACCCACTACCCCAGAGGCCACCTCCCCACTGGAGACAGCAGCACCTGGTGCCTCAGGTCCCAACAAGAgctcctgccacagcacagaAGCCCCAGCAGGTGGAAAACGTGAATGCTCTGAGAAGGGGCGGGGCCGTGAGAGAGCAAGGAAGAGTCggaaaaagaaagcagaggaggaCCAAAGCAAGCAGGCCAGGCCTGGCAGGGACTGTGTAGCCCACCGGCTCCGTTCCGCTGGCTCTGGACAGCCCCATGCCCAGCCAGCCGTCAGCAGGCAGCGGGCAGAGTGTCCCTCTGTTCAGGTCTCAGActtcctggcacagcagctggagcGAGCCCGGAAGGAGGGGCAGATGGAGCTGCATGCTGAGCGGGCACCTCGGCCCCGAGGCAGgcctcagagcacagcaggggcCTTGCTGCCCAAGAAGgtgaagcaggagctgcagaaggagcCGGCACCAGAAACCATGAATGTGGCCCTGGAGAAGAACAAGACTCTGATGTCCCTGGAGAAGACTGCGCCAAGCGTGGAggggcagccagcagctgcatGTCCCAGCCCGACAGACCAGGCTGAGGGCCAGGGAGATGTGCAGCCATCTGCCGGACAGAGCAGTGGGGTCTCGGAGGCTGCCTCTCAGCTCCCAGAGCAAGGTGTTGGGCTGGAGCCTGCCCAGagggtgccagcagcagagccagcagcagagccaagtgAGCCTAAGGAAGCCAAACCCAAGGCCCTGAGCCTGCGTGAGTACCGCATCCGCATGCTGCACCGTCAGCCCAGCGCGGGTGGCAGCCAGGAAGGCAAGAAGCAAGTGGCCAGCAAGTGGCCCAGTGTCCCCGAGCCTCCGACAGAGCTGGCGGAGATCCCCTGCCTGGTGTCACCCATGCGCTCCGCCACCGAGGCAGACATTGCTCAGAAGGGACCAGACAAacccaccagccctgctgctgtcccttctcctgccagcaAAGCTCCCACTGCTCTGACTTCAGCCCCAGCACCTGCCACAGCTCCACCACCGCCATCAGCACCAATGCCTTTTGTCGCACCAAACGTgcccccagctgctggggtggcTCCCACTGGGATGCCGCCAGCCTCTGCCGGTGCTTATGCCCTTTACCCACCAGTGCCTTCCTGGCCCTGCTTCAGCCCGCAGCCCATGGGCTGCCATGGTTTGCCCCCACCACccagtgccagctcctccagtgcTTTTCACGTGGTGCCTGGCCTCCCGCCTCCAGCCATGGCCTGGCCCCCTCCACCTTTGCCACCCCCGCCTCCATTTGGCCCAGGTGGCCCCTATGCCCCAGTTGGGTGGGCACCACCATCCTACTGGCCTGGAATCCCCGTGCCACCTCCGGTGCCTTCCCTTGCGTACAGGGACCCTGGAGCAGCCGTACAGGCCACCACTGCCTTCCCAGCTGGCAgccaccctggcacagcccctctgcatgGGCAGTCTCCTGCTGCCCCTATGctcagctgcccagagccaccagCCTTCCCTGCCCAGTCACCTGCTGCCCCGAGCAGCGAGATGGGGCTTGCAGGTGGCCCGGCCAGgccagcagctggcagggtGTCAGATCCCAGGAGGCAGGCAAGGCTGGCAGGAGAGAGCTCCCTCCCCAAGGCCCCTatggccccagccccagccccctcagctgccactgccactgcccagcccaACAGGgtccctcctgcagtgccagtcccccaggctgtccccacccAGCCTCCAGAGGAGTCCCAAGCTGCAACTCCCAACCAGCTCCCAAAGGCCCCCCCAGCTGCCATCTGCTGCCCATCAGAGGTGTCTCCTGCCCCTGTTGGGGAGTCCCCTGGCACCCATGTCACAGAGAAGGCTGTagagccagggaaggaggcagcagagaaaGCCCCGTTGGAGCCCAAGGCAGCTGCCGGGCAGGAGGTGCCTGGCCAAAAATCCACCTCCCAGGCTGTGGCACCACCACGGAAAGCAGGTCGAGAGAGCAGCCTTCCCACCAAGGCACCCACTGTGCGGCCATGGAGGCACCAGCCActcctcagctcagcccagcccagagacAGCAGCAAGGACATTGTGCAAGCCTTCATCAGTGAGATCGGTGAGTGGGAGGGCTGCAGGACGCTGGGTTGAGTGTCAGCAGCCAGCAAGGCTGCAGTGCTGCCGGCAGCCTGGGTAGCAGGACCGGTTCCTGGCACTTCTGGGGGTGAGGGTGGCAAAGCCTTGCCCACAGGCTTGCAGTCTCTTCCCAGTACTCTGCTGGGATGTTGCATGCAATGGATGGTCTGGGCTGGTTGTCCTGAAACTACTTCCTTCTGGgactgcagagctggctgctcctGTCCATCTGGgagacacagagctgctgcaggctctgttactgcttttcctccccagtGCTTGTCCCACCATCCAGGGAGGCTGATGCAGGGGGAGAATGGGGTTGGGGTGCATCACTGTGGTGCTGGGGGAATTCTAGCTGATCTGACTTGCTGTGCTTTCTCCCTGGCTCAGGGATTGAAGCCACCGACCTGTCCAGCCTGCTGGAGCAGTTTGAGAAGTCTGAAGGTGCGGATCTGGCATGCCAtcccctgcagggctccctccGTGCCATGCTGGCCTTCCTGGGCTGTCCATGCTCCCTGTGTCAGGGTGGTAGTGGGAGGGCTGtgatgctgctgcctgtgggctTGTGTTACCCTGCCCGGGTGTTTTGTCCTGCAGCTCTCTCTGCCTCCATCTCCTTGGCCTGTGGAAATATCTGGGGGTCCCCATGGCAACCAAAGGGGTGGTGAAGAGTCTGTGAAGGAAAAAGGATGTGCAGCTCCTATCTTGAGGGAGCTGAGTTTCAGGAGTTGTGCTCTTCcaagctgttcctggggtgctttGTTGACCCTGTCCTTCAGCCCTACTTGTTGCCACTCTCACCTACCTGTTCTCTTTTCAGCCAAGAAGGAGGAAACTCCTGTACAGCCCCCTGAGGAAAGGCAGCTgacagggagctctgggtgagTATCAAAACCTTGGCAGCTGGTGCCCAGCatggagcccagcagagcaaGGGCACAGGGCAGCTTTCAGTCCTGGCAGGATTTGAAGTGTGGTGGCGCTGTGTCCATTggcccaggaggggctgagctTGTTGTTGGACTGGGACAGAGCAGGCACTTAGGGAAAAACTGGGACAAGCAATGATGGGCATGACAAGGCTGTGCAAGTTTTATCCTTGCAGCTCTCTTGGATCCTATGTCCTCGTGAGCTGGCCAGTGGGGCAGATTGAGTGGGTGCCCCAGGCTtggggagtggggctgggtttTGCTTGCTGTGTTTGACAAAGCTCTTTTCCCATTCTCAGACCTGAGACCCAGCAGGAAGCACCAACCCAGCAGGACAGGAAGCCCCCAGATGGGCTGCAGGCCTCTGAGCTGGCCAATGTGGCAGGTAAAGAATACTTGGGACAAGGGAGGGTAGTGTGCCATGTCGTGGCAGGGCTGTTGTGTGTCTGCGGGGACATCGTGGGGAGTGAGGGGGGCTGGGATATGAGAGAGCCCCAGCTGGTGGGTTGCAGCAAAGGGCTGCTCTTGTAAGTGTTCTGGTGCTCTCCCAGGCCTCACGCCCCCAGCGACACCTCCTCACCAGCTCTGGAAGCCTTTGCCTGCTGTCTCACTGCTGGCCAAGACCAAGTCACCTGGGTCCATGCCCCAGGAAGGGCCCCAGAAGTCAACCAAGCTGATGAAAGCCAAGCCACTGCTCCCAAACAAGATCCAGGTGAAGAGCATggtgccagcccctgccagcacagcccccagccatGTCTGCTCGGGAGACCACGACTACTGCATCCTGGGTGCACCGCAGCCCGAGAGCAGCAATAGCCCTGGCACGCAGCCCCCTGCCGAAGGTGGCTCCCGCTGGAATGTCAAACACCACTGGGACATCACTATCAAACCCATCTCCTCCTTAACCAAACGGACGCTGGACCAACCTGAGCCCACCCCACCAGCCCCCGACACCGCCATGGGGCACAGCCCGGAGCCCCTGGGGATggcctgcccagctcccctggatTATCGGACTACCATCCCCAACAAGGCCACCACTGGGTGCAGCAGTCCCCCCACCTCAGTGCTCCTGTCTCCAGCTGCATCCCCCTGCCGGGAGCAGGAGGTGCGGactcccagtgcccagcccagccatgctGCTGCCAAGAGGTCCCTGCGCTGCTACCGGAGACCCCAGGACTCACCCAGCCCCTCTACCGACAGCTGGAGGGCTGGCCGGAGCCGTGCCAGCCGTTCTTTCAGCTCCAGTTCGGATGGAGCTAGCGAGtcctcatcttcatcttcatcctcgTCCTCCCGGTCCCGGTCACGGTCGCTCTCCCCACCTCCCAAGCGGTGGCGAAGGTAAGCAGCAGATTGTTGCTTGCTCTTGAggagtgtcttggtttgaaaagacaggtgtctgataaggagggcaggagcctctcttgaaatgtaaaccccctccctccaaattattttaattttgaaattaaggggctctcaggcaaagatatgggaataggaataacagttcttaactaggaaaattaaaataaaaatgcagtaatacaaaaaaacactgacagagtcagaatacaacctcattaaatggtggctgccatcctcctggagtgacaggtgtggttctgttgaagcagcggtcctgtagaagggtgtagttttcctctgaaggtccagtggtggtgtagatgggcctggtcttcctctgggaatcctgtGGGAAAAGGCTCCCCTGGGTTTCCAAATATCAGATTTTTCTttaggtaggaatgcttggctcctccccctgggtggagcatctcacaatgggatgatgtaattttatgcAGCGagtcaatggcccattaactgGAGATATTTCCCTGGATGGAGTATGGGTCATGGAGGAGATAAAGAACACTGCTCCACCTGGTTTCAACAGGTGATGATAGAATACCTGTAGTATTTCTGGTTACATCTTTCCCTGCAACCTAAAACAGGCAGTTGTCCAGTGGCTGGTCTTTTGCAAGAGCCCAGACACATCTTTATGGTCCTACTTAGATGGCTGGATTTGATGCTTTTGTCCTTGTGACCCTTCTGAAGAGATGTTTGGCTCACAGAGGGTGGGGGAGCTGCAGCAACATGCTGCCCATCCAGTTCTGGCTGAAGCCCACATCTGGGCCCATATGCCTGCAAAGCCACCACTGAGCCAGACTTCCCTACTTCTGGAACACCCAAACCATGTTACAAGTCCTTGGCTGCATCTTTGCTTTTGGATGCTTTTTCTGGAGTATTACAGCAGGTGTTCATATttgtgctgtggggctgttgcAGCCCTTGGTATTAGAAGTGAGAGGAGCCACAGTGGAGCtccccaaggagctgctggaggcaaGCAGGGAAAAACCTGTCTGGCTTGGCTGCCTCAGGGGCTCCCTGTTCTCTTTATGCAGGTGGCTGTGTAGGAAAGTGGGACAGCTTGGATTCTGTGGGATGCATTTCTTTTGGAGTCCTTGTGCATCTGAATGATGTGTAGCttgtcccagctgggctgggaggcaCTGGAGGTAGTGAAGGGTTTCTCTTTCTGTCGTTCTCTTGGTGTTCAGCCAGTTCTGGAGATGTCCCTGGGCATGAGGGGCCTGTCCAACCAAGACCTCTTCATTGATAGCCAGTAAAtgcagaggctggagctggaaaGAGTGGATATAAAAGTGCCATGTTCCATGGATGTGCAGCTTGGGGATTGTGAAGCAACACATCTGGCTTGGCTTTCCAGCAAATCAGCTGGCCTTGTGCTGGAAAATGTCCCCATGTACTGTGCCACCCTGATTTGCTGTCTTCCAGGAGAATGTGGCATAGGAATATGTGGCCAAGCCAGGCAGCATGCCCTGCCAGGgtttgcccatggcagggaccaCCTATGGCCAGCATGTCTGGAGAGTGACTGTGCTCCTGGCTGGACAGAGCAGAGCTTAATCCCAGCTGTGTTTTGGTCCTGCTGTCCTTAAGGtttccctggccctgctggagaagctcttgCAGTCTCTGTCCACATGGCTGTTGAGCACGAGGTGGATGTAGTGTTGTCCTGTGCATAGTGTGGGGCTCAGCACAGGAATCCCAGCCCTTTCTGAGCcctcccaggcacagccctgtgctTCACAGTTCCCCATGACTATTTCTTGGAAGCTGTGCCTCCTGTGAGCCTGCTCCCTTTTCTCTGTGGCATTGGGAACCAAATGGAGCAACATTTCTGTAGTGTTACTGCTCTGGCAGTCTTGGGCAGAGGCTTCCCCATGCTGGGGATGGGTCCCGTCTGAGTGGGATGCTGAATACCGTGGGGACAATGGATATCTTTTCCTGCTTTGGAGCCTTATGATGC
This region includes:
- the PPRC1 gene encoding peroxisome proliferator-activated receptor gamma coactivator-related protein 1 isoform X3 — encoded protein: MQNYLDSSVISIIEDLSLSEQSKACLDAQNELSLLTAITEILDSTDDETLSPFDTIMDAELLTSPRERENTSFQKFLTLSRPLLECESPTLEQPKALRPLSSSSSVSVVGKTDTDVAWDRATHGLEDPVLPKKQVCSTPRVERKVSWHRAREQPLPQRSDGEEEEEEAALSLELDRSMEAVNFCVSEAGAVLEEHEDPCIINTGDVSLSELVKSMHPYCLPTFTVCLDPDTEPVAKELLSSPVLLEIVPGEGESVEIPVVLQPLTPNSPDLEPQLLGVEETTGESIPEDRGKLPGAPTQENRLEEEKEEKLPGKKPSPTTPEATSPLETAAPGASGPNKSSCHSTEAPAGGKRECSEKGRGRERARKSRKKKAEEDQSKQARPGRDCVAHRLRSAGSGQPHAQPAVSRQRAECPSVQVSDFLAQQLERARKEGQMELHAERAPRPRGRPQSTAGALLPKKVKQELQKEPAPETMNVALEKNKTLMSLEKTAPSVEGQPAAACPSPTDQAEGQGDVQPSAGQSSGVSEAASQLPEQGVGLEPAQRVPAAEPAAEPSEPKEAKPKALSLREYRIRMLHRQPSAGGSQEGKKQVASKWPSVPEPPTELAEIPCLVSPMRSATEADIAQKGPDKPTSPAAVPSPASKAPTALTSAPAPATAPPPPSAPMPFVAPNVPPAAGVAPTGMPPASAGAYALYPPVPSWPCFSPQPMGCHGLPPPPSASSSSAFHVVPGLPPPAMAWPPPPLPPPPPFGPGGPYAPVGWAPPSYWPGIPVPPPVPSLAYRDPGAAVQATTAFPAGSHPGTAPLHGQSPAAPMLSCPEPPAFPAQSPAAPSSEMGLAGGPARPAAGRVSDPRRQARLAGESSLPKAPMAPAPAPSAATATAQPNRVPPAVPVPQAVPTQPPEESQAATPNQLPKAPPAAICCPSEVSPAPVGESPGTHVTEKAVEPGKEAAEKAPLEPKAAAGQEVPGQKSTSQAVAPPRKAGRESSLPTKAPTVRPWRHQPLLSSAQPRDSSKDIVQAFISEIGIEATDLSSLLEQFEKSEAKKEETPVQPPEERQLTGSSGPETQQEAPTQQDRKPPDGLQASELANVAGLTPPATPPHQLWKPLPAVSLLAKTKSPGSMPQEGPQKSTKLMKAKPLLPNKIQVKSMVPAPASTAPSHVCSGDHDYCILGAPQPESSNSPGTQPPAEGGSRWNVKHHWDITIKPISSLTKRTLDQPEPTPPAPDTAMGHSPEPLGMACPAPLDYRTTIPNKATTGCSSPPTSVLLSPAASPCREQEVRTPSAQPSHAAAKRSLRCYRRPQDSPSPSTDSWRAGRSRASRSFSSSSDGASESSSSSSSSSSRSRSRSLSPPPKRWRRYRSRCSHSSHSSSRSSCGSCGRSRDRSSSSSSTSSYSSRSTSRSQSRSPSPRGRSSRWRRYSYDAQDHYQRQRILQKERAIEERRVVFIGKIPSRMTRSELRHRFSVFGDIEECTLHFRSEGDNYGFVTYRYAEEAFAAIESGHKLRRPDEQPFDLCFGGRRQFCRRNYADLDSNREDFDPAPVKSKFDSLDFDTLLRQAQRSLRR